The following coding sequences lie in one Bacteroides helcogenes P 36-108 genomic window:
- a CDS encoding endonuclease/exonuclease/phosphatase family protein: MKKLILLCLLLLASTLGRSQEKNEFTVLQWNIWQEGTKVPGGYDAIVNEIVRLKPDFVTFSEVRNYRNTRFCDRIVQSLKSKGENYYSFYSYDTGLLSRHPITDSLTVFPEKDDHGSIYKMTSHINGHKIAVYTAHLDYLNDAYYNVRGYDGSTWKEIPVPQTVREVLEVNDASLRDDAIRKFIDAARKDIEEGTVVILGGDFNEPSHLDWTRETKDLYDHNGLIVPWTVSLLLDNNGFIDTYRELHPDVSAYPGFTFPADNPLAKVENLTWAPKSDERDRIDYIFFYPHPAIRLKDAAIFGPQGSIVKSQRVTEKTKDKFVLPAGVWPTDHKGLLVTFKIKPFSATHASSL; this comes from the coding sequence ATGAAAAAACTGATCTTACTATGCCTGCTTCTGTTAGCATCCACCCTGGGCCGAAGCCAGGAAAAGAATGAATTCACCGTACTGCAATGGAACATCTGGCAAGAAGGGACAAAAGTGCCCGGAGGATATGATGCCATTGTAAATGAGATCGTACGCCTGAAGCCGGATTTCGTGACTTTCAGCGAAGTAAGGAATTACAGAAATACCCGTTTCTGCGACCGCATCGTGCAGTCATTGAAGTCAAAAGGAGAAAACTATTATTCCTTTTACAGCTACGACACCGGGCTGCTGAGCCGCCATCCCATCACCGACTCCCTAACGGTTTTTCCCGAAAAAGATGACCACGGAAGCATTTACAAGATGACAAGCCATATCAACGGCCATAAAATAGCTGTCTATACCGCGCATCTGGACTATCTGAACGATGCCTACTATAATGTACGGGGTTACGACGGCTCTACCTGGAAAGAAATTCCTGTTCCGCAAACCGTGCGCGAAGTGCTTGAAGTAAACGACGCCTCACTACGCGACGATGCCATCCGCAAATTCATAGATGCCGCCCGCAAGGATATTGAAGAGGGCACTGTCGTCATTCTGGGAGGAGACTTCAACGAACCTTCCCATCTGGACTGGACGCGCGAAACGAAAGATCTCTACGACCATAACGGGCTGATTGTTCCCTGGACCGTGTCTCTGCTGCTGGACAACAACGGCTTCATAGACACCTACCGCGAATTGCACCCTGACGTGTCGGCTTATCCCGGCTTTACCTTCCCCGCAGACAATCCGCTTGCCAAGGTAGAGAATCTGACCTGGGCTCCAAAGTCTGACGAGCGCGACCGCATAGACTACATATTCTTCTATCCACATCCCGCCATCCGGCTGAAAGATGCCGCAATCTTCGGTCCTCAAGGCAGCATTGTCAAAAGTCAACGTGTAACGGAGAAGACCAAAGACAAATTCGTGTTGCCGGCGGGTGTCTGGCCTACCGATCACAAAGGGCTGTTAGTGACGTTCAAGATAAAACCTTTTTCAGCAACTCACGCATCGTCTCTTTAA
- the metK gene encoding methionine adenosyltransferase: MGYLFTSESVSEGHPDKVADQISDAVLDKLLAYDPSSKVACETLVTTGQVVLAGEVKTKAYVDLQLIAREVIKKIGYTKGEYMFESNSCGVLSAIHEQSPDINRGVERQDPMEQGAGDQGMMFGYATNETENYMPLSLDLAHRILQVLADIRREGEVMTYLRPDAKSQVTIEYDDNGTPVRIDTIVVSTQHDDFIRPADDSEAAQLKADEEMLAKIRKDVIEILMPRVIASIHAEKVLALFNSDIKYHVNPTGKFVIGGPHGDTGLTGRKIIVDTYGGKGAHGGGAFSGKDPSKVDRSAAYAARHIAKNLVAAGVADEMLVQVSYAIGVARPINIFVDTYGRSHVKMSDGEIAKKIDALFDLRPKAIEDRLKLRNPIYQDTAAYGHMGREPQIVTKHFHSRYEGDKDIEVELFTWEKLDYVDKVKAAFGL; this comes from the coding sequence ATGGGATATTTATTCACATCCGAATCGGTGTCTGAAGGACACCCCGACAAAGTGGCCGATCAAATATCGGACGCTGTGCTTGACAAACTGTTGGCTTACGACCCCAGTTCGAAAGTAGCTTGCGAAACTCTGGTTACCACCGGACAGGTGGTGCTGGCTGGAGAAGTGAAAACCAAAGCGTACGTTGACCTCCAACTTATTGCGCGCGAAGTAATCAAGAAGATCGGCTATACCAAAGGCGAGTATATGTTCGAGAGCAATTCGTGTGGCGTGTTGAGTGCCATTCACGAACAAAGCCCCGACATCAACCGTGGTGTAGAGCGACAAGATCCTATGGAACAAGGCGCCGGCGACCAGGGAATGATGTTTGGTTACGCCACCAATGAGACGGAAAACTATATGCCTCTTTCATTGGACTTGGCACACCGCATTCTGCAAGTTCTGGCCGACATCCGCCGCGAGGGTGAGGTGATGACATACCTCCGTCCTGATGCCAAGAGCCAGGTGACTATTGAATATGACGATAACGGCACGCCCGTACGTATTGATACCATAGTTGTTTCCACTCAGCACGATGACTTTATCCGGCCTGCCGATGACAGTGAGGCTGCCCAACTGAAGGCCGATGAAGAGATGCTTGCCAAGATTCGCAAAGATGTAATTGAGATTCTGATGCCTCGTGTCATTGCCTCCATTCATGCGGAGAAGGTATTGGCTTTGTTCAACAGCGATATCAAATATCACGTGAACCCCACGGGAAAGTTCGTGATTGGCGGTCCTCACGGAGATACCGGGCTGACCGGCCGCAAGATTATAGTAGATACCTACGGCGGAAAGGGTGCTCATGGCGGTGGTGCTTTCTCCGGCAAAGACCCCTCGAAGGTGGATCGCAGCGCTGCTTACGCTGCCCGCCACATTGCCAAGAATCTGGTGGCTGCCGGCGTGGCAGACGAGATGCTGGTGCAGGTAAGTTATGCCATCGGCGTGGCACGCCCCATCAATATCTTTGTCGATACTTACGGCCGCAGCCATGTGAAGATGAGTGACGGTGAGATTGCGAAGAAGATTGACGCGCTGTTCGATCTCCGCCCGAAGGCTATCGAAGACCGCTTGAAATTGCGTAATCCCATTTATCAGGATACTGCCGCTTATGGCCACATGGGACGTGAGCCGCAGATTGTCACCAAACATTTCCATTCGCGTTACGAAGGCGATAAGGATATTGAAGTAGAGCTTTTCACTTGGGAGAAGCTGGACTATGTGGACAAGGTGAAAGCTGCGTTCGGCCTGTAA
- a CDS encoding LruC domain-containing protein — MKSKLVFSALLALASLSGCMKQEIYQGSKEETKEYNDFDFSTVAQPTSLNVSYLNTGVQTNVYFELYDEMPVTVGEYSYSKRDDVTPLFSAYTDDKGIYTGTVELPSYLKKVYIYSPAFYAQTLIEAEVTGSSIKATDATTVTTRTVASTNADFHSYMDNGWNPQWGSRASAYNDGNWKTWLGGYNSKKNGEVQYKYTGAEMTITDNSLYSIHSAVINVSQNCPEKFRSSKDMLVSEDAEAAVTFLGQNTCWNCSLGYYYYTDGNAPKSLNDVNVIMLFPNTQDGHWSNDLKASAPKAGIDRGTAVQLMYYPHKDSKDGATTVFPAGTRIGFVLATNAWSNRTSTFTGNKKYRAATTPGLSVNDQGKSYETPRTAIFKTGGYTLVSFEDYTTDQNFSDVVITMKSNPVQAITDIPEVDNTHTTTSEYQGIYAFEDLWPSQGDYDMNDVMVSYTYGKEIDQLNLVYKEVFTFKTFQNRAAYDNGVGVRLLNGGTPANIKYEMRKKGETEFTETTSILYEESEKIFLLTDNVKAYPNTEYRVTLTYNTPIHTDNVSKANVFIYRNETSGKRWEMHLPQEAPTSKVNMDYFSISDDCSAPSKNIYYVRKGNYPFAIFLAGATEADLAKLLDTRNETTHIDVLYDGYNDWVKSNGTNNTDWYKK; from the coding sequence ATGAAAAGCAAACTTGTATTTTCTGCATTACTGGCCCTCGCATCGCTAAGCGGATGTATGAAACAGGAAATCTATCAAGGCTCCAAGGAAGAAACCAAAGAATACAATGACTTTGATTTCTCCACCGTAGCCCAGCCCACCTCACTCAACGTGAGCTACCTCAACACCGGCGTACAAACCAATGTGTATTTCGAGCTCTATGACGAGATGCCCGTCACCGTAGGCGAGTACAGCTACTCTAAACGGGACGACGTCACCCCGCTTTTCTCTGCCTATACAGATGACAAAGGCATCTATACAGGAACGGTAGAGCTTCCTTCTTATTTAAAGAAAGTCTATATCTATTCACCCGCCTTCTATGCACAGACACTGATAGAGGCAGAAGTGACCGGCAGCAGCATCAAAGCCACAGATGCTACCACAGTGACAACCCGAACCGTAGCCAGCACCAACGCAGACTTTCACAGCTATATGGACAACGGATGGAATCCCCAATGGGGCAGCAGAGCCAGTGCCTACAATGATGGTAATTGGAAAACGTGGTTGGGCGGCTATAACAGTAAAAAGAACGGAGAGGTACAATATAAATATACCGGCGCGGAAATGACTATTACCGACAATTCGCTCTACTCCATACACAGTGCGGTAATCAACGTAAGCCAGAATTGCCCCGAAAAATTCCGCAGCTCCAAAGACATGCTTGTCAGCGAAGACGCAGAAGCCGCCGTCACCTTCCTGGGACAAAACACTTGCTGGAACTGTTCTTTGGGATATTACTATTACACCGACGGAAACGCTCCCAAATCTTTGAATGACGTGAATGTCATTATGTTATTCCCCAATACACAAGACGGACACTGGAGCAACGACCTCAAAGCTTCCGCCCCAAAAGCCGGAATTGACAGGGGAACGGCCGTACAATTAATGTACTACCCCCACAAAGACAGTAAGGACGGAGCCACCACCGTATTCCCCGCAGGAACAAGAATCGGTTTCGTACTTGCCACCAACGCATGGAGTAACCGTACATCCACTTTCACGGGAAACAAAAAATACCGTGCCGCCACCACTCCGGGGCTGAGTGTAAACGACCAAGGAAAATCTTACGAAACTCCGCGTACCGCCATTTTTAAAACAGGCGGCTACACCCTGGTATCTTTTGAAGATTACACCACCGACCAAAACTTCAGCGATGTAGTAATCACCATGAAATCCAATCCCGTACAAGCAATCACCGACATCCCGGAAGTAGATAATACGCACACCACCACCAGCGAATATCAAGGCATTTACGCCTTTGAAGACCTTTGGCCAAGCCAGGGAGACTATGACATGAACGACGTGATGGTGAGCTACACCTATGGCAAGGAAATAGACCAGCTCAACCTTGTCTATAAGGAGGTGTTCACTTTCAAGACCTTCCAGAACAGAGCCGCCTATGACAACGGAGTGGGCGTGCGCCTGCTCAACGGCGGCACACCTGCCAATATCAAATACGAAATGCGCAAGAAAGGTGAGACTGAATTCACCGAAACCACATCCATCCTATACGAAGAAAGCGAAAAGATTTTCCTCCTGACAGATAACGTGAAGGCATATCCCAATACAGAATACAGAGTCACCCTCACATATAATACGCCAATACACACCGACAACGTTTCTAAAGCGAATGTATTCATCTATCGCAACGAAACAAGCGGAAAACGCTGGGAGATGCATCTGCCGCAAGAAGCGCCTACAAGTAAAGTCAACATGGACTACTTCAGCATAAGTGACGACTGCTCCGCACCAAGCAAAAACATCTACTATGTGCGCAAAGGCAACTATCCGTTTGCCATCTTCCTTGCCGGAGCCACGGAAGCGGATCTGGCCAAGTTACTGGACACCCGGAACGAAACGACCCACATTGACGTTCTATATGACGGATACAACGACTGGGTAAAGAGCAATGGAACCAATAACACCGATTGGTACAAAAAGTAA
- a CDS encoding TIGR00730 family Rossman fold protein, whose translation MMNKISSVCVYSASSTKIDPVYFDVAHELGTLLGQEHIRLVNGAGNMGLMSAVADAALDVGGEVTGVIPRFMVEQGWHHTGLTDLRVVESMHERKRLMADLSDAVIALPGGCGTLEELLEVITWKQLGLYLNPVVVLNVKGYFDPLLDMFRRAMDENFMRRQHGDIWQVAQTAQEAVRLVRTTPLWDVSIRKFAAI comes from the coding sequence ATGATGAATAAGATAAGTTCTGTATGCGTTTACAGTGCGTCGAGCACGAAGATAGATCCGGTGTATTTTGATGTCGCCCATGAGTTGGGCACTCTGCTGGGACAAGAACACATCCGCTTGGTTAACGGGGCGGGCAACATGGGCTTGATGTCTGCCGTAGCCGATGCGGCGCTGGATGTGGGAGGGGAAGTGACAGGGGTGATACCGCGTTTTATGGTGGAGCAGGGTTGGCATCACACGGGGCTGACCGACCTCCGTGTGGTGGAAAGCATGCATGAGCGCAAGCGGTTGATGGCCGACTTGAGCGATGCCGTTATAGCCTTGCCCGGTGGCTGCGGTACTTTGGAAGAGTTGCTTGAAGTCATCACTTGGAAGCAATTGGGGCTCTACCTGAATCCTGTGGTCGTGCTGAATGTCAAAGGTTATTTCGATCCATTGCTTGATATGTTCCGGAGGGCAATGGACGAAAACTTCATGCGTCGGCAGCACGGTGATATTTGGCAGGTGGCTCAAACGGCACAAGAGGCTGTCCGACTGGTACGCACCACTCCTCTGTGGGATGTTTCCATCCGTAAGTTTGCTGCTATATGA
- a CDS encoding DUF4271 domain-containing protein, with protein sequence MISLLTAWTAAGVEGIPIPYSPRMDDGVTIILLCCFFLSSYVLSRSRKFLLQLVKDFLLHRERTSIFATSTATDMRYLLLLILQTCVLAGVAAFSYFSDTQPELVRHVPPFLLLSIYIAICLLYLFLKWMVYSFLGWIFFDESTTSLWLESYSTLLYYLGFALFPFVLFIVYFDLSLNLTVIIGLVLAFFAKILMFYKWLKLFCDDLYGSLLLILYFCALEIIPCFALYQGMTQLNDFLIIKF encoded by the coding sequence ATGATAAGCCTGTTGACAGCTTGGACGGCAGCAGGGGTCGAAGGAATCCCCATCCCTTATTCTCCGAGAATGGACGATGGCGTTACCATCATCCTTCTGTGTTGTTTCTTCTTGTCATCCTATGTCTTGTCCCGCAGCCGTAAGTTCTTGCTGCAACTGGTGAAGGACTTTCTTCTGCACCGTGAGCGCACCAGCATATTCGCTACTTCCACCGCTACTGACATGCGCTACTTGCTGTTGCTGATTTTACAGACGTGTGTGCTTGCCGGAGTTGCTGCCTTTAGCTATTTCAGTGATACGCAGCCCGAGCTGGTACGCCATGTTCCCCCTTTCCTTCTGTTGAGTATTTATATAGCAATATGTCTTCTTTATCTGTTCCTGAAGTGGATGGTTTATTCCTTTCTGGGTTGGATTTTTTTTGACGAAAGTACAACGTCGCTTTGGCTGGAATCATATTCTACATTGCTTTATTATCTTGGATTTGCCCTTTTCCCATTCGTGTTGTTCATTGTCTATTTTGATTTAAGCTTGAATCTGACAGTGATAATCGGACTGGTTTTAGCCTTCTTTGCTAAAATTTTGATGTTCTATAAGTGGCTAAAGCTTTTTTGTGACGATTTATATGGCAGTTTGCTTTTAATTTTGTACTTTTGTGCCCTTGAAATCATCCCTTGTTTTGCATTATATCAGGGAATGACTCAACTAAATGATTTTTTGATAATAAAATTTTAG
- a CDS encoding uroporphyrinogen-III synthase, protein MKIKKVLVSQPKPASEKSPYYDIAEKYGVKIDFRPFIKVESLSSKEFRQQKVSILDYTAVVFTSRHAIDHFFHLCTELRVTIPETMKYFCVSEAIALYIQKYVQYRKRKIFFGSTGKFDDLLPSIVKHKTEKYLVPMSDVHTDEIKSLLDKSKVQHTEVVMYRTVSNDFGTDEKFDYDMLIFFSPAGVSSLKKNFPDFEQKEIKIGTFGSTTAQAVRDAGLRLDLEAPSVQAPSMTAALDMFIKENNKGK, encoded by the coding sequence TTGAAAATTAAGAAAGTACTTGTGTCGCAGCCGAAACCGGCATCAGAGAAATCTCCTTACTACGACATCGCCGAAAAGTATGGTGTGAAAATAGATTTTCGCCCGTTCATCAAAGTGGAGAGTCTTTCATCGAAAGAATTCAGACAACAGAAGGTATCCATATTGGATTATACGGCTGTTGTTTTCACATCGCGTCATGCTATTGACCACTTTTTCCATCTTTGTACAGAACTGCGTGTGACGATACCTGAAACCATGAAGTATTTCTGCGTGTCGGAAGCCATTGCCTTGTACATTCAAAAATACGTGCAATACCGCAAGCGTAAGATTTTCTTCGGAAGCACCGGGAAGTTTGATGACTTATTGCCTTCCATCGTAAAGCATAAGACTGAGAAATACCTGGTTCCTATGTCTGATGTGCATACGGATGAGATAAAAAGCCTGCTGGACAAAAGTAAGGTTCAGCATACTGAGGTTGTCATGTATCGGACTGTCAGCAATGACTTCGGTACGGATGAGAAGTTTGATTATGATATGCTGATATTCTTCAGCCCTGCGGGGGTCTCTTCTTTAAAGAAGAATTTTCCGGATTTTGAGCAAAAAGAGATAAAAATCGGAACATTCGGCTCTACGACCGCACAGGCTGTCCGCGATGCCGGACTTCGTTTGGATTTGGAGGCTCCCAGCGTACAAGCTCCTTCTATGACGGCTGCACTTGATATGTTTATCAAGGAGAATAATAAAGGAAAGTGA
- the rnpA gene encoding ribonuclease P protein component has translation MANTLHKSERLDKKKVIEKMFSGGSRSFSVFPLRVVYLPVEEMEAPASILISVSKRRFKRAVKRNRVKRQIREAYRMNKHELLHVLEEKQCRLAIAFIYLSDQLVASSLVEERIKTALARIAENL, from the coding sequence ATGGCAAATACTTTGCACAAGTCCGAGAGGCTTGATAAGAAGAAAGTAATAGAGAAGATGTTTTCGGGCGGTTCACGTTCGTTTTCGGTCTTTCCGTTACGTGTGGTGTATTTGCCGGTCGAGGAAATGGAAGCACCTGCTTCCATTCTTATCAGTGTCTCGAAGCGGCGTTTTAAGCGTGCTGTGAAACGCAATCGCGTGAAACGCCAGATACGTGAAGCCTATCGCATGAACAAACACGAACTGCTACATGTACTGGAAGAAAAGCAGTGCCGTCTGGCAATTGCTTTTATTTACCTCTCAGACCAGTTGGTAGCATCATCTCTTGTCGAAGAAAGAATAAAGACCGCTTTGGCCCGTATTGCCGAGAATCTATGA
- the yidD gene encoding membrane protein insertion efficiency factor YidD, translating to MKRLFSYLLLLPVYFYQKCISPMLGPSCRFTPTCSQYAVEAIKKHGPFKGLCLAIRRILRCHPWGGSGYDPVP from the coding sequence ATGAAACGGCTGTTCTCATATCTGCTGCTGCTTCCCGTTTATTTTTACCAGAAGTGCATTTCACCTATGCTGGGGCCTTCGTGCCGTTTTACTCCTACATGCTCGCAGTATGCAGTGGAAGCCATTAAGAAACATGGACCTTTCAAGGGGCTTTGTTTGGCCATAAGGCGTATTTTGCGCTGCCATCCCTGGGGAGGTTCCGGTTATGATCCTGTTCCATGA
- a CDS encoding TatD family hydrolase: MKLPVDIHTHRLPQLSGEAIVNCCPEAFVPQEGGWYSVGIHPWRVASSDIKDGVMDNLSRLLCHPQVLAMGEAGLDKLADAPMSVQTEIFRLQACLAMEVGKPLIIHLVKAVEELLRIKRELYPSNPWIIHGFRGKEPLAAEYLRHGFYLSFGEKYREDTLRRVPSDRLFIETDESMVPVEELYERAAAIRGVSSDELKETIKGNISRVFFKR; this comes from the coding sequence ATGAAACTTCCTGTTGACATACATACGCACCGTTTGCCTCAGCTTTCCGGAGAGGCAATCGTGAACTGCTGTCCGGAGGCGTTTGTTCCGCAGGAAGGTGGTTGGTATTCGGTAGGAATTCATCCGTGGCGTGTTGCTTCATCTGATATTAAAGACGGAGTGATGGATAACCTCTCCCGGTTGCTTTGCCATCCTCAAGTGCTTGCTATGGGTGAAGCCGGACTGGATAAACTGGCAGATGCCCCTATGTCTGTGCAGACGGAAATATTTCGTCTTCAGGCTTGTTTGGCAATGGAGGTGGGTAAACCTTTGATTATTCATTTGGTGAAAGCCGTGGAGGAACTGCTGAGGATAAAACGTGAACTCTATCCTTCGAATCCGTGGATTATTCATGGCTTTCGTGGCAAGGAGCCTTTGGCGGCTGAGTATCTTCGGCACGGCTTTTATCTTTCGTTTGGTGAGAAATATAGGGAAGATACCCTCCGCAGAGTTCCTTCCGATCGCTTGTTTATTGAAACAGACGAAAGTATGGTTCCGGTAGAAGAACTGTATGAACGGGCTGCCGCGATACGTGGAGTTTCTTCGGATGAACTGAAGGAAACAATAAAGGGAAATATCAGCAGAGTCTTTTTTAAACGATAA